TTCGAAGTTCCTCCACACAAGACCAGTTGATCAACCTTATCTTTACCGCTGGAAGTACAGTAAATTTGTAGTGTGCGCTTAATTTGCTGCAACAACTGATTCTGAAATGGCGATAACACTTCAAACATATAGTTACGTGGCAAGTCGCCTTCGACCTTGGCTTTTTCTGCCTGGTCATACGCCATTCCGTAGAAAGAGAGAATTGACTGGGTGAAGATTTCACCACCAAAGGCTTGCTCGCGGATAAATGTGGTTTCACCATTTTCCACCACGGCGAATGTGGTCATATTGGCACCGATATCGATCAGTACTACGACACCTTTCGCTGTCTCTGGCGGCAGTTGCGCGGCAATCAGTTCATAGGCTCGACCCAGCGCATAACCTTCTACATCAACAACTTTGGTCTCAAGGCCAATTTCATCTAAAACATCGACCCGGGAATCAATGTTTTCGGTACGACTTGCACTGAGCAGCACATCAACCTTGGAAGGATCAGCTTTGTTGACGTTAAGGGTTTCAAAATCGATGGACACTTCATCAAGGGAAT
This portion of the Shewanella yunxiaonensis genome encodes:
- a CDS encoding pilus assembly protein PilM, producing MLSNLWKRQAPQMVGIDIGSHEVKAIMLGKTAEGYKIQAHAVVPLKKGAVSDHDIRDKDAVIEALRQIKRQLPKSIKFAAVAVSGSAVMTKVIYMDASLTEAEMEAQIEIEADNLIPYSLDEVSIDFETLNVNKADPSKVDVLLSASRTENIDSRVDVLDEIGLETKVVDVEGYALGRAYELIAAQLPPETAKGVVVLIDIGANMTTFAVVENGETTFIREQAFGGEIFTQSILSFYGMAYDQAEKAKVEGDLPRNYMFEVLSPFQNQLLQQIKRTLQIYCTSSGKDKVDQLVLCGGTSKLEGMANLLTNELGVPTITADPFKGCLQADGSVQQKLAPNISKYMIACGLALRSYGQWRT